From a region of the Brachionichthys hirsutus isolate HB-005 chromosome 9, CSIRO-AGI_Bhir_v1, whole genome shotgun sequence genome:
- the gipc3 gene encoding PDZ domain-containing protein GIPC3 produces MQNGGTMSPKDSKAAGAEDMEEQKAQNQSLNQGCAEPTAPPLPPPPSPPPPGPPEYPRPRLIFHTQLAHGSPTGRIHGFTNVKELYAKIAEVFSISPSEILFCTLNSHKVDMQKLLGGQIGLEDFIFAHVRGDTKEVEVKKTEDALGLTITDNGAGYAFIKRIKEGSTIDWLKTVCVGDHIEAINDQSIVGCRHYEVAKMLKEQPRGVPFTLRLVGPKKAFDMIGMRTRAPKSNEGKIVNGRETLRLRSKGAATVQEVPTEFEERATKKVDDLLESYMGIRDLELATTIVEAGKDKKNPDDFAEALDSVLGDFAFPDVFLFDVWGAIGDVKNGRI; encoded by the exons ATGCAGAACGGGGGGACCATGAGCCCGAAGGATTCCAAGGCAGCAGGGGCCGAGGACATGGAAGAACAAAAGGCCCAGAACCAGAGCCTGAATCAGGGGTGCGCGGAGCCCACGGCACCaccgcttcctcctcctccttcacctccgcCACCAGGACCACCAGAATATCCAAGACCGAGGCTCATCTTCCACACCCAGCTGGCTCACGGGAGTCCCACAGGTCGCATCCACGGATTTACCAATGTCAAGGAGCTATACGCTAAGATCGCTGAAGTGTTCAGCATCTCTCCCTCAGAG ATCCTTTTCTGCACCCTTAACTCTCACAAAGTGGACATGCAGAAGCTACTGGGGGGGCAGATCGGACTGGAAGACTTCATCTTTGCTCACGTCAGAGGGGATACtaaggaggtggaggtgaaaaaGACAGAAGATGCACTGGGCCTCACCATCACAGACAACGGAGCAGGATATGCATTCATCAAG AGGATAAAGGAAGGCAGCACCATAGATTGGCTGAAGACAGTCTGCGTCGGTGACCACATTGAGGCCATAAATGACCAGAGCATCGTGGGGTGTCGACACTACGAGGTGGCTAAGATGCTGAAGGAGCAGCCGAGAGGCGTACCCTTCACGCTCCGCTTGGTGGGCCCGAAGAAGGCCTTTG ACATGATCGGCATGAGGACCAGAGCACCAAAATCCAACGAGGGCAAGATTGTGAACGGAAGGGAGACGCTGCGTCTCCGCTCCAAAGGTGCTGCTACGGTTCAGGAAGTG CCGACTGAGTTTGAAGAAAGGGCCACCAAGAAAGTGGACGACCTGCTGGAGAGCTACATGGGCATCAGAGACTTGGAGCTGG CAACCACTATCGTGGAAGCGGGCAAAGACAAGAAGAATCCCGATGACTTTGCAGAAGCCTTGGACTCGGTTCTGGGAGATTTTGCTTTCCCTGACGTGTTTCTGTTTGACGTATGGGGAGCTATAGGCGATGTCAAGAACGGCCGAATTTAG
- the si:zfos-943e10.1 gene encoding LOW QUALITY PROTEIN: GRAM domain-containing protein 2B (The sequence of the model RefSeq protein was modified relative to this genomic sequence to represent the inferred CDS: substituted 2 bases at 2 genomic stop codons) yields MLENKRERLKTFLRKIDERAIVRIKHFMKESSYPVESGGGGLPAKVKRSRSTLSNGSIKKTEARKALSLEVAQLETERHKPLSRXDXFLCVFRSQTFVLDSRIFERPEGTGTRTSFMKHNKTFHQLFPDIPKNEDLLHAYICALQKEVPYHGRLYITDTNACFYSSVLLKDTKVVIPVSCISLVKKQNTALLVPNALSVRTSEGDKYLFVSLRNRESCFQLLRSVCPQIEYGSTNSSPVFSSAETSFEKNKLVNTSQSSLDGSFDPCDGSDSPSLHEQPPHRERVMSMRSSAFRNLHMHLSDSSSSEGLSLSGTGGSWVWNVTEKAKSLLVQREASTLNSLLFIYLILVVLLLLSSGYIGLRIVALEEQLTSLGALPEFTLQSGCHQDT; encoded by the exons ATGCTTgaaaacaagagagagagattgaaaaCCTTTCTTCGGAAGATCGACGAGAGGGCCATAGTCAGGATCAAGCACTTCATGAAAGAAAG CAGTTACCCAGTCGAGAGCGGCGGTGGGGGGCTGCCTGCTAAGGTGAAGAGAAGCAGGAGCACCTTAAGCAATGGCAGCATCAAGAAGACGGAGGCGAGGAAAGCCCTGAGCTTGGAGGTGGCCCAGCTGGAGACCGAACGGCATAAACCCCTCAGCAGGTAGGATTGAT TTCTTTGTGTCTTCAGGTCGCAGACATTTGTCCTGGACAGCCGCATCTTTGAGAGGCCTGAGGGCACTGGCACACGAACT AGTTTCATGAAGCACAACAAGACATTCCACCAGCTGTTTCCAGACATTCCCAAGAATGAAGATCTGCTTCATG CATACATCTGTGCCCTGCAGAAGGAAGTGCCCTACCATGGCCGGCTTTACATCACTGACACCAATGCCTGTTTCTACTCCTCGGTGCTGCTCAAGGATACTAAG GTAGTTATTCCAGTGTCCTGCATCAGTCTCGTGAAGAAGCAGAACACAGCCTTGCTTGTTCCTAATGCCTTGTCAGTTCGCACATCGGAAGGAGATAAG TACCTGTTTGTGTCACTGCGGAACAGAGAATCCTGTTTTCAGCTGCTGCGTTCTGTCTGCCCTCAGATAGAG TATGGAAGCACGAACAGTAGCCCCGTCTTCTCCTCGGCTGAAACCAGCTTTGAAAAGAACAAACTTGTG AATACCAGTCAGTCCAGTCTGGACGGGAGCTTTGACCCGTGTGATGGCTCTGATTCGCCTTCTTTACACGAACAGCCTCCGCACAGAG AGCGAGTGATGAGTATGAGGAGTTCAGCGTTTAGGAACCTGCACATGCACCTGAGCGACAGCTCGTCCTCAGAGGGGCTCTCGTTATCAG GGACTGGTGGCTCGTGGGTTTGGAATGTGACGGAAAAGGCCAAGTCCCTGTTGGTGCAGAGAGAGGCCAGCACCCTCAACTCTCTGCTCTTCATTTACTTGATATT GGTcgtgctgttgctgctgtcttCTGGTTACATCGGTTTACGTATCGTGGCCCTCGAGGAGCAACTGACATCTCTGGGGGCCCTGCCTGAGTTCACCTTACAGAGCGG ATGCCACCAAGATACATAA
- the tbxa2r gene encoding thromboxane A2 receptor: MTTLQPATMNASVLPVNDTPLCYSINSPPFKYHPTIASASFSYIFSALGLTSNLIAFIALLKSFRRTRSKSWSFFLIFLGGLVVTDFLGLLVTGSIVVSFHVTHLDWRKVDPNCHFCNFMGMSMVFYGLCPLLLGAAMAVERFIGINRPFARSSSMSKGRTVSMVLIVWLIAGSIALLPLTGIGSYHIQMPGSWCFFNISSEGNDKAFSLLFSLVGLSCIAVSFLLNTVSIVTLIKVCCGEDRTQRRRDHEVEMMVQLILIMAITSICWCPLLVFIAQTVLSGGPLQIRYLLLWLRFATWNQILDPWVYILFRRAVLKRIYPRFDWSRGSIMTLYPSLSNTIRRFTRSSLGSALSADVTEETEKATIMDRSSLKQSPAPL, from the exons ATGACCACCCTCCAGCCGGCCACCATGAATGCCTCGGTCCTGCCAGTCAACGACACCCCACTCTGTTACTCCATCAACAGCCCCCCATTCAAGTACCACCCCACCATCGCCTCAGCTTCCTTCTCATATATTTTCAGCGCTTTGGGACTCACTTCAAATCTCATCGCCTTCATAGCTCTGCTTAAATCCTTTCGGCGGACACGCAGCAAATCATGGTCCTTCTTCCTGATCTTTCTTGGGGGCCTGGTCGTCACTGATTTTTTGGGTCTTCTGGTCACGGGCTCCATTGTGGTCTCTTTCCATGTGACACACTTGGATTGGCGAAAGGTAGATCCAAATTGCCACTTCTGCAACTTCATGGGCATGTCCATGGTCTTCTATGGCCTATGCCCTCTGCTCCTTGGAGCAGCCATGGCCGTCGAGCGCTTCATTGGCATCAACAGACCGTTTGCACGCTCCAGCAGTATGTCTAAGGGCCGGACtgtctccatggtgctgatagTGTGGTTGATCGCTGGCTCCATAGCGTTGCTGCCCCTAACAGGCATTGGGAGCTACCACATACAGATGCCTGGCTCCTGGTGTTTTTTCAACATCAGCTCTGAGGGAAATGACAAGGCATTCTCCCTGCTCTTCTCCCTGGTGGGCTTGTCGTGCATCGCTGTGTCATTTCTGCTGAACACAGTGAGTATTGTGACCCTGATCAAGGTGTGCTGCGGGGAGGACAGGACACAGCGCCGTCGGGATCATGAAGTAGAGATGATGGTCCAGCTCATACTCATCATGGCCATCACTTCTATCTGCTGGTGCCCACTCCTG GTCTTTATTGCACAAACTGTGCTGTCCGGCGGTCCGCTCCAGATAAGATACCTACTGCTGTGGCTCCGCTTCGCCACCTGGAACCAGATCCTGGATCCATGGGTGTACATCCTTTTTCGAAGAGCCGTGCTGAAGAGAATCTACCCACGGTTCGACTGGTCTCGGGGCTCCATCATGACCTTGTACCCATCTTTAAGCAACACCATCCGTAGGTTCACGCGCTCTTCTCTCGGGAGTGCCCTGAGCGCTGATGTTAcagaagagacagagaaagcAACCATAATGGACAGGTCTTCATTGAAGCAATCACCTGCTCCTTTGTGA